A region of the Bacillus sp. NP247 genome:
ACGACTTACAACCGAGTGATGAATACCTAATTCTTTCGCAATGTTTTTATAACTCATGCCGTCTTTTAAGTATAAATCTATAGCTTGTTTCTTAAATTCTACATCGTAAGTGACTCTAATTTTTCCCATAAAAAATCCCCTCCATAGTAAACAGGGTAATGTGCTTTCTTTTTCCTGTCTACTATAAGGGGATCATATCATTTTAGGCTTCTCCTTTTATTTTGAAATATATACAATGTCCAAATGGATCCTTGACCTGTAATATTCCATCTTTGTACGTAGCAATTTTGCCAATATTTTTTAAGCGTTCACATACTTGCTCTTTTTGTTTTTCATCTGCTAGTACAATTGTGAAATATTTCAAGCCAACGGAATTTGGCATTTGCGGTAGTATATCTTCACCTTGCCATGTATTTAAACCGATATGATGATGATAACCACCTGCTGATACGAACAACGCTCCATTTCGAGCTGGGATTGTTACATCAAAACCAAGACCATCAACATAGAAACGTTTTGCTTCTTCTAAGTCAGCTACATGTAAATGAATATGCCCCATTACAGTACCAGCTGGGAATCCATTCCATGTACTGCCTTGCTGTAATAATCCTTCGCCGTCTAACGGGTTACTAACAAATGGTAGCTCTCCATTCTCATCATGCCAAACTTCTTTTTGGCGATCATGATAAATTTCAATCCCGTTTCCATCTGGATCAGCTAAATAAAGAGCTTCACTAAAGTAATGGTCAGCCCCACCATGTAATGGGTGTACTCTCTCAACAAAATGACGAAGAATATTTGCTAAGTCTTGTCTGTTTGGTAATAAAATTGCATAGTGATATAAACCAGTTCGACCTCTTTGCTTCGGAAGAGCGTCTTCCTTTTCTTCTATGATGAGAAGTGGCTCATTTTCCTCATTACCAAACGTAACGATTGTACTTTTTTCTTCCAATACCTTCATACGCAATACTTCTGTATAAAACTCTAGCGATTTCTTTAAATTTGATACATATAAATGAACAACCCCAAGTGTTGTTTCGGGATGAAGTTGAAAGCCCATTTTGTTATACCCCCATTTTAATTAATTCTTCTTTAACATTTTCTCTTTTAAGAAATTATCTACAAAACCATCAGCTTTCGCAATAAATAAATAAGCACCCATTGCTAATAATGCAAGTTCTAATTCGAAGCCAGGATTTTTCCCATCTCCTAATAAACCAGCTGACCATTTCACTTTTACAATTGCTCCAACCATAACAAGTGCAAATAATAATCCAATATATCTTACACCTAAACCTAGAATTAACAATAGACCACCAACTAATTCCACTGTTGCTACACCGTATGCAAGTCCTCCTGGTAAACCAATGCTTGTAAACCACCCTGCAATATTGTCAATTCCTGATTGGAATTTTGTTAAACCGTGCATAAAGAACGTTACCCCTAACACGATACGAATAATTAAGTTACCAATATGTTGATTCATTTCTTTCTCCC
Encoded here:
- a CDS encoding VOC family protein; translation: MGFQLHPETTLGVVHLYVSNLKKSLEFYTEVLRMKVLEEKSTIVTFGNEENEPLLIIEEKEDALPKQRGRTGLYHYAILLPNRQDLANILRHFVERVHPLHGGADHYFSEALYLADPDGNGIEIYHDRQKEVWHDENGELPFVSNPLDGEGLLQQGSTWNGFPAGTVMGHIHLHVADLEEAKRFYVDGLGFDVTIPARNGALFVSAGGYHHHIGLNTWQGEDILPQMPNSVGLKYFTIVLADEKQKEQVCERLKNIGKIATYKDGILQVKDPFGHCIYFKIKGEA
- a CDS encoding DoxX family protein, which encodes MNQHIGNLIIRIVLGVTFFMHGLTKFQSGIDNIAGWFTSIGLPGGLAYGVATVELVGGLLLILGLGVRYIGLLFALVMVGAIVKVKWSAGLLGDGKNPGFELELALLAMGAYLFIAKADGFVDNFLKEKMLKKN